In a single window of the uncultured Dysgonomonas sp. genome:
- a CDS encoding UDP-glucuronic acid decarboxylase family protein, with protein MTRKKILVTGGAGFIGSHLCERLLNEGNEVLCLDNYFTGSKENVIHLLNNPYFELIRHDVVHPFHVDVDQIYNLACPASPVHYQYNAIKTIKTSVMGAINMLGLAKRLKAKILQASTSEVYGDPHVHPQPESYWGNVNPIGIRSCYDEGKRCAETLFMDYHRQNGVKIKIVRIFNTYGPRMNPEDGRVVSNFIVQALKGEDITIYGDGTQTRSFQYVDDMVEAMIRMMATDDSFVGPVNTGNPGEFTMLELANLILELTGSKSKLVFKPLPSDDPKQRKPDITLAKEKLGWEPKIQLREGLTETITYFDSILK; from the coding sequence ATGACTCGTAAAAAAATACTTGTAACAGGAGGAGCCGGATTTATCGGATCACACCTCTGCGAAAGGCTTCTGAATGAAGGCAATGAGGTATTATGCTTAGACAATTATTTCACCGGATCCAAAGAGAATGTCATACACTTACTTAACAATCCTTACTTCGAATTAATCAGGCATGATGTTGTCCATCCATTTCATGTAGATGTGGATCAGATATATAACCTTGCATGCCCTGCCTCTCCTGTTCATTATCAGTATAATGCTATTAAAACTATCAAGACTTCCGTTATGGGAGCCATTAATATGCTCGGACTGGCAAAACGCCTGAAAGCAAAAATACTGCAGGCTTCGACAAGTGAAGTATATGGCGATCCTCATGTACATCCTCAACCGGAGTCATATTGGGGAAATGTAAACCCTATAGGGATACGTTCCTGCTATGATGAAGGAAAACGCTGTGCTGAGACATTATTTATGGACTATCACCGCCAAAACGGGGTAAAGATTAAGATAGTCCGTATATTCAACACATATGGCCCACGTATGAATCCGGAAGACGGTCGCGTGGTTTCGAATTTTATAGTTCAGGCTTTGAAAGGGGAGGATATCACCATATACGGGGATGGTACACAGACCCGCAGCTTCCAATATGTGGACGATATGGTTGAAGCCATGATAAGGATGATGGCCACTGATGATTCGTTTGTCGGCCCTGTAAATACAGGTAATCCGGGTGAATTCACAATGCTTGAGTTAGCTAATCTTATCCTGGAACTAACAGGTTCTAAATCAAAATTAGTATTTAAGCCTTTGCCTAGCGATGATCCTAAACAAAGAAAACCGGACATAACCTTGGCTAAAGAGAAACTGGGTTGGGAACCTAAAATCCAATTGAGAGAAGGGCTTACAGAAACCATAACATACTTTGATAGCATATTGAAATAA